Proteins encoded within one genomic window of Candidatus Giovannonibacteria bacterium:
- a CDS encoding GIY-YIG nuclease family protein, whose translation MFKIYIIQSLVNDRYYIGHTEDINKRVAKHNAGEVKSTKYGKPWKIIHLEEYSSRSEAYQRELEIKSYKGGIKFKKLLGLWKGG comes from the coding sequence ATGTTTAAGATTTATATAATTCAAAGTTTAGTAAATGATAGATATTATATTGGCCATACCGAAGATATTAATAAGCGCGTAGCCAAACATAATGCTGGGGAGGTAAAATCTACAAAATATGGCAAGCCATGGAAAATTATTCATTTGGAGGAATATAGTTCTAGATCGGAGGCATATCAAAGAGAGTTGGAAATCAAGAGTTATAAAGGTGGAATAAAGTTTAAAAAGTTATTGGGATTATGGAAGGGTGGCTGA
- a CDS encoding cupin domain-containing protein, translating to MKSIIKKSFTSPDEVYNPKETMKLEILDVGEGLKLQRNTAQPEYHGEDCPYDHMLYVVSGKFHVRMPGGDEIEFGPGEVGVIPAGHDLRVTSSEPAVWLEIKR from the coding sequence ATGAAATCAATTATTAAGAAGAGTTTTACATCCCCGGATGAAGTCTACAATCCAAAAGAAACGATGAAGCTTGAAATTCTTGATGTGGGAGAGGGTCTTAAATTGCAGAGGAATACGGCACAGCCGGAGTATCATGGGGAAGATTGTCCATACGACCATATGCTATACGTAGTTTCAGGTAAATTCCATGTCCGTATGCCCGGAGGTGATGAAATTGAATTTGGCCCCGGCGAAGTCGGAGTAATACCCGCCGGACACGATTTACGGGTTACAAGCAGTGAACCCGCAGTCTGGTTGGAAATCAAGCGCTAA
- a CDS encoding toprim domain-containing protein, whose protein sequence is MLSQIDEIKSRVDVVDLVGSYVRLAKAGANFRALCPFHSEKTPSFNVSPARQIWHCFGCGKGGDIFEFIQQIEGVEFGDALRTLAERAGVELKREDPRFRTERARQFALLEEAAKFFEGNLWTGAQVADEISRRGRAPEGVLATEGRDKEISDAISRPLKYLKSRGLTDETIREFRLGYVPDEWRALCAHLKNKSFSVAEIEKSGLVIKNQRDFYDRFRGRIMFPIFDYNGRVVAFGGRILEVPTPERVGTPTESVGAKYINSPETLLYQKSKTLYGLNKSKTEIMRQKECVVVEGYMDAIMSWQGGVKNVAASSGTAFTEDQLKTVKRLADKLTLSFDADSAGESAAKRGIALALERGFEVRVAGGLGEGVKDPAEAVAKNPEIWQKAVSGSRHIVEFYLDSAVKKFHPASPEAKREIQKTVLPVVASLGELERAHWARELSNILNIKEEAVWAALKKANAAPSQGENVLGDEQGTAHNNRKSLLESRILAIAAEYPALAQKIDPAFQNLLAQSNKTAIFAEILLNNLADAEVEFIKCQRELKKEYLKERLVALSGEISGAERKGAGNLKTLLGEFHKVSKELNQI, encoded by the coding sequence ATGCTTTCTCAAATTGATGAAATAAAAAGCCGCGTGGACGTCGTGGATTTGGTGGGCTCGTATGTCCGGCTCGCCAAAGCCGGCGCCAATTTCAGGGCGCTTTGCCCGTTCCATAGCGAGAAGACGCCTTCTTTTAACGTCTCCCCGGCCCGGCAGATTTGGCATTGCTTCGGCTGCGGCAAGGGCGGGGACATTTTTGAATTTATCCAGCAGATTGAAGGAGTGGAGTTCGGCGACGCTCTGCGGACCTTGGCGGAGCGCGCCGGGGTGGAGCTAAAAAGAGAAGACCCGCGGTTTCGCACGGAGCGCGCGCGGCAGTTCGCGCTTCTGGAGGAAGCCGCGAAATTTTTTGAAGGAAATTTGTGGACGGGCGCGCAAGTTGCGGATGAAATTTCTAGGCGTGGGCGTGCGCCCGAGGGAGTGTTAGCGACCGAGGGTAGGGATAAGGAAATTTCAGACGCAATTTCGCGCCCGCTAAAATATTTAAAATCCCGTGGCTTGACTGATGAAACCATCCGCGAGTTCCGGTTGGGATACGTGCCGGATGAATGGCGCGCGCTCTGTGCTCATTTAAAAAACAAGAGTTTTTCCGTGGCAGAGATAGAAAAATCGGGGCTGGTGATCAAAAATCAGCGCGATTTTTACGACCGCTTCCGCGGGCGGATAATGTTTCCGATTTTTGATTATAACGGCCGCGTCGTTGCTTTCGGAGGGAGAATATTGGAAGTCCCGACGCCTGAAAGGGTCGGGACGCCGACCGAAAGCGTCGGCGCCAAATATATAAATTCCCCGGAAACTCTTCTTTACCAAAAAAGCAAAACTTTGTACGGGCTCAACAAATCAAAGACGGAAATTATGCGCCAAAAAGAATGCGTTGTGGTTGAGGGCTATATGGACGCGATTATGTCCTGGCAGGGCGGAGTGAAAAATGTCGCGGCCTCTTCGGGAACCGCGTTCACTGAAGACCAGCTAAAGACAGTTAAACGGCTTGCCGATAAGCTGACTTTGTCTTTTGACGCGGACTCGGCCGGAGAGTCGGCGGCAAAGCGCGGCATTGCTTTGGCTTTGGAGCGCGGATTTGAGGTGAGAGTGGCCGGCGGGCTGGGCGAAGGCGTTAAAGACCCGGCCGAAGCCGTCGCGAAAAATCCGGAGATTTGGCAGAAAGCAGTTTCTGGTTCGCGTCACATTGTTGAATTTTATCTGGATTCGGCCGTGAAAAAATTCCACCCGGCGTCCCCGGAAGCCAAACGAGAAATCCAAAAAACTGTTTTGCCGGTTGTGGCGTCTTTGGGCGAGCTTGAGCGCGCACATTGGGCGAGGGAATTGAGCAATATTTTAAATATAAAAGAAGAAGCAGTTTGGGCGGCTTTAAAAAAGGCGAACGCCGCTCCTTCCCAGGGAGAAAATGTTTTGGGAGATGAACAGGGAACTGCGCATAATAATAGAAAGTCGTTGCTTGAGAGCAGGATTTTAGCCATCGCCGCGGAATATCCGGCGCTTGCCCAAAAGATTGACCCGGCCTTCCAAAATCTGCTCGCCCAAAGCAACAAAACCGCCATCTTCGCCGAGATTTTGCTCAACAATCTCGCCGACGCCGAAGTTGAATTTATAAAATGCCAGCGGGAACTGAAAAAAGAATATTTGAAGGAGCGCCTCGTTGCGCTTTCCGGAGAGATAAGCGGCGCGGAGCGCAAAGGCGCGGGAAATTTAAAAACGCTCTTGGGGGAATTCCATAAAGTTTCTAAAGAATTGAATCAAATATGA
- a CDS encoding NUDIX domain-containing protein, producing MTIIKFLKKIFFYCSLAALFTAHTARYLARRAFGRRHVSHGARVILVREGRVVLVRHWYAPGVWTLPGGGVGANEALEEAAKREVLEETGLAVNSFGGELGTYHGLMGKRDTVTVLFTEDFGGNLKFSPNFEIMERGFFDFDNLPEVLSPANRRRIEAYFKGIRREKGIW from the coding sequence ATGACCATTATAAAGTTTCTTAAGAAAATATTTTTTTATTGCTCGCTTGCGGCACTTTTTACCGCGCATACGGCGCGGTATTTGGCGCGGCGCGCATTCGGGCGGAGGCACGTTTCGCATGGGGCGCGCGTTATTCTTGTCCGCGAGGGGCGCGTTGTTTTGGTGCGGCATTGGTACGCTCCCGGAGTATGGACTTTGCCTGGCGGAGGAGTGGGCGCGAATGAGGCGCTGGAAGAAGCCGCAAAAAGGGAAGTTTTGGAAGAAACCGGGCTTGCGGTTAATTCGTTCGGCGGGGAGCTCGGCACTTACCACGGGCTTATGGGCAAGCGGGACACGGTTACGGTTCTTTTTACGGAAGATTTCGGCGGCAACCTTAAATTTTCACCAAATTTTGAAATAATGGAGCGCGGATTTTTTGATTTTGATAATTTGCCGGAGGTGCTCTCGCCGGCAAACCGCAGGCGGATTGAAGCATATTTTAAGGGAATTAGAAGAGAAAAAGGCATATGGTAA